TGACTGGCGGGGGCGGGAGAACGCGCGGTTCCCGGCTATCACACAGACGAAGAAGGAGAGAGGCACTGGGATATAATGCGGCGCTGGGCCGTTCCTGCGAAAATTTGTGAAGCATAACCGAAAACCGCCTTTCAAGGGTCATATCGCGGGTCTTGCCGGAACACGCCGTGGCTGGGAGCAGATCGTCAACCGTCGGCGCTTCCGCCCGTTTTTCCTCCCCATAACGCATCACCTGCGGTTCCGATGACAAAGCCTGCTACCCCTTCCATTCCCCTCGAGCCCGGGGAAACGCTGCTTGCCACCCTCGAGCTGGATCTGGATACGGGGCTTCGTTTCGCCCACGGGCTCCTTGCCGTGACCGACCACAGGCTCCTTGCCTTGACGCCGGACAAGGAGGGCTGGCAGGCCTGGCCCCTCGGCCCCGGTTTGCGGCTGGAGCAGAGCGATCACGCGGGGGTGGGCACGCTGGAGCTCATGGACGGGCAGGGGCGGCTTGCGGTCTGGCATTACACCCTGGGCCATCATCTGGCGGGCAGCCGCTTGGTGCGCGAGTTCCAGCGGGCTGTGGCAGCGCAGGCCGAGGGCAGGCCCATCGCGCCGGAGACCGAGGTCCTCTGTCCCACCTGTCGGGCTCCGCTGCCGCCGGAGGCGGAGGAGTGTCCCCTCTGTGCGCGGGAGACGGAGACGCCACCTTCTACCTGGGTGCTGTTGCGCCTCTGGCGGTTTGCCCGTCCCTACCGGGGCCGGCTCATCGCCGCCTTCCTCCTCACCCTCGCCTCCACGGCGGCGGGGCTGGTGCCGCCTTATCTCACCATGCCGCTGATGGACGACGTGCTCATTCCCTACCAGAACGGGCAGCCCATCGACACCCGGCTGGTCCTCCTGCTACTCGGGGGGCTCGCCCTGGCGGCGGTGGTGGCCTGGGGGTTGGGCTGGGCGCGCACTTATCTGCTGGCTTTGGTGTCGGAGCGCATCGGCATGGACCTGCGCACCGCGACCTATGAACATCTTCTGCGCCTCTCCCTGGAATATTTCGGCAGCAAACGCACCGGCGATCTCATGGCCCGCATCGGTTCCGAGACGGACCGCATCAATGTTTTCCTCTCGCTCCATCTCCTCGATTTCGCCACCGACGTCCTCATGATCCTGATGACGGCGGTGATCCTCTTTTCCATCAATCCCTGGCTGGCGTTGGTGACGCTTCTGCCCCTGCCCTTCATCGCCTGGATGATCCACCAGGTGCGCGACCGGCTGCGCACCGGTTTCGAGAAGATCGACCGCGTCTGGTCCCAGGTGACCAGCGTGCTGGCCGACACCATTCCCGGCATCCGGGTGGTGAAGGCATTTGCCCAGGAGGAGCGGGAAGCCGAGCGCTTCCGCGAGGCGAACCGCCACAACCTGGCGGTGAACGACAAGCTCAACCGCACCTGGTCCCTCTTTTCCCCGACAGTGACGCTGCTCACCGAGGTGGGCTTGCTCGTGGTGTGGGCCTTCGGCATCTGGCAGGTGTCGCAGAACCAGATCACGGTGGGGGTGCTCACCGCCTTCCTCGCCTATATCGGTCGTTTTTACACGCGGCTCGATTCCATGAGCCGCATCGTCTCCGTGACGCAGAAGGCGGCGGCGGGGGCCAAACGCATCTTTGACATCCTGGACCACGTCTCCACCGTGCCGGAGCCGGCGCGGCCGGTGCACCTTCCGCAGGTGAAGGGGCGCATTGAACTGAGCCACGTGGGCTTCCGTTACGGCAACCGTGCCGTGCTCCACGACATCAATCTCGTCATCGAGCCGGGGGAGATGATCGGTCTGGTGGGACACTCCGGATCCGGCAAGAGCACCCTGGTGAATCTCATCTGCCGTTTCTACGATGTCACCGAAGGCAGCATCAGGGTCGATGGGGTGGACATCCGCCAGTTGCCCATTGCCGAATACCGGCGTCACATCGGTCTGGTGTTGCAGGAGCCCTTCCTCTTTTTTGGCACCATCGCCGAAAACATCGCCTACGGCAAACCCGGCGCATCGCGGCAGGAGATCGTCGCCGCCGCGCGTGCAGCCCACGCCCATGAGTTCATCCTGCGGCTGCCCCAGGCCTATGACTCGCTGGTGGGCGAGCGGGGCCACGGTCTGTCGGGGGGCGAGCGTCAGCGTATCTCCATTGCCCGCGCCCTGCTCATCGATCCCCGCATCCTCATTCTCGACGAGGCGACGAGCTCCGTGGACACGGAAACCGAAAAGGAAATCCAGAAGGCGCTCGACAATCTGGTGGCGGGGCGCACCACCATCGCCATCGCCCATCGTCTTTCCACCCTGCGCCGCGCCGACCGCCTGGTGGTGATGGATCGTGGCCGGATCGTGGAGATCGGCAGCCACGACGAGTTGATGGCCAGGCAGGGGCACTATTGGCGCCTCTACCAGGCGCAGGCGCGCAACGTGGATAAGGAGCAGGAAGAGATGGAAGCGGAGCTGCCCCCGGTGGTGAAGGCGGCAGGGGTGCCATGAGTCTGGCGTTCACCTTGAGCCGCAACGCCTTCGGCCGCCTGGTGCTGGAGCTGCCCGATGGCAGCCGCCACGAAGGGGTCGTGCCGGTGCGTGCCTTCCCCATCACCGCACCCCGGGAAGGCGTGGCCCTGGTGGGGCCGGATGGTCATGAATGTCTTTGGATTCCCGATCTTGACGCGCTGGATGAGGCGCGGCGCTCGCTGATCGAGGCGGCCCTCGCCGGCCGGGAATTCATGCCGGAAATCCGGCGCATTCTGCGGGTGTCCAGCTACGCCACCCCCAGCACCTGGGAGGTGGAAACAGACCGGGGGCGCACCCGCTTCGTGCTCAAGGGCGAGGAGGATATCCGGCCCCTGGGCGCCCACAGTCTCCTCATCGCCGACAGTCACGGCATCCAGTTTTTCATCCGCGACGTCATGGGGCTGGACCGCACCAGCCGGCGCATCCTCGACCGTTTCCTCTGAGCGGGTGCCTGCAGGGGACCTCAGTCAGTGGCCGTGGTGGGCGCTAGCGCCCAGCGCGCGCGCCTTGGCCTTGACTTCGATTTCCTCGCGGCCGCCGTCCTTCCGCTCCACCACCAGGGTGAGGGGCACCGTTTCGTCCGCCTTGATCTGACGCGTAAGTCCCATGAGCATGATGTGGTAGCCGCTGGGGGCAAGCGACACGGGCTTGCCGGCCGGCAGATCGAGGCCGGGGATGGCGCGCATCTTCATCACGCCGCCTTCCATCTTCATTTCGTGGATTTCCACCGTCTGCGCCACGGGCGAGCGCGCGGCAATCAGCCGCGCATCCGTTTTCGCGGTGAGTTCCATGAAGGCCCCGGTGGCGGTCTGCGCCGGCACCGTGGCCCTGATCCAGGGGTTTTTCACTTCGACCTCGGCCAATGCCGCACCGGCGACAAGGAGCGTCAGCATACCTGCGATGAGACTGGAACGTTTCACGTTTTCCTCCGTGGAGTGGGGTGAATACGGCGTAAATCGGGATGTTCAGGTTGGCCGCGCCGTTACGCTGGGCTGAAAGC
The DNA window shown above is from Burkholderiales bacterium and carries:
- a CDS encoding ABC transporter ATP-binding protein/permease yields the protein MTKPATPSIPLEPGETLLATLELDLDTGLRFAHGLLAVTDHRLLALTPDKEGWQAWPLGPGLRLEQSDHAGVGTLELMDGQGRLAVWHYTLGHHLAGSRLVREFQRAVAAQAEGRPIAPETEVLCPTCRAPLPPEAEECPLCARETETPPSTWVLLRLWRFARPYRGRLIAAFLLTLASTAAGLVPPYLTMPLMDDVLIPYQNGQPIDTRLVLLLLGGLALAAVVAWGLGWARTYLLALVSERIGMDLRTATYEHLLRLSLEYFGSKRTGDLMARIGSETDRINVFLSLHLLDFATDVLMILMTAVILFSINPWLALVTLLPLPFIAWMIHQVRDRLRTGFEKIDRVWSQVTSVLADTIPGIRVVKAFAQEEREAERFREANRHNLAVNDKLNRTWSLFSPTVTLLTEVGLLVVWAFGIWQVSQNQITVGVLTAFLAYIGRFYTRLDSMSRIVSVTQKAAAGAKRIFDILDHVSTVPEPARPVHLPQVKGRIELSHVGFRYGNRAVLHDINLVIEPGEMIGLVGHSGSGKSTLVNLICRFYDVTEGSIRVDGVDIRQLPIAEYRRHIGLVLQEPFLFFGTIAENIAYGKPGASRQEIVAAARAAHAHEFILRLPQAYDSLVGERGHGLSGGERQRISIARALLIDPRILILDEATSSVDTETEKEIQKALDNLVAGRTTIAIAHRLSTLRRADRLVVMDRGRIVEIGSHDELMARQGHYWRLYQAQARNVDKEQEEMEAELPPVVKAAGVP
- a CDS encoding DUF1854 domain-containing protein, which gives rise to MSLAFTLSRNAFGRLVLELPDGSRHEGVVPVRAFPITAPREGVALVGPDGHECLWIPDLDALDEARRSLIEAALAGREFMPEIRRILRVSSYATPSTWEVETDRGRTRFVLKGEEDIRPLGAHSLLIADSHGIQFFIRDVMGLDRTSRRILDRFL
- a CDS encoding copper chaperone PCu(A)C; the encoded protein is MLTLLVAGAALAEVEVKNPWIRATVPAQTATGAFMELTAKTDARLIAARSPVAQTVEIHEMKMEGGVMKMRAIPGLDLPAGKPVSLAPSGYHIMLMGLTRQIKADETVPLTLVVERKDGGREEIEVKAKARALGASAHHGH